CGGGAGCGGGACGCCGAGCGTCTCGCCGGCGCGCCCCGTGAAGCGCTGCTGCTCGGCGAGGACGGCCGTGTTGAGGCCGAGCCACACGGCGGCGTCGGCGGTGCCGGGGCGGGGCTGGGGCTCGGCCTCGCCCGGCGGGGCCGAGGCCACGGGGACGGCGAGGACGTCGGCCCCGGCGGCCGAGCGGACGTCGCCGCCGGCGACGGGGACCAGGCGGGGCATGCGGGCGTCGACCACCGCTCGACCCTACTGGCGGTCGCCGCGGCGGCCCGTCGGGGCGGGCCCGCCCGTGCCGCGGGTGCCGGGGGTCGGTCCGGGGCGGCCCCGGACGCACGGACGCCCCTCCCCGTGCGGGGAGGGGCGTCCGTGGGGGCGCCGGGCGGCGGGTGCGCCGGGTCCGCGAGGAGCCGGGGCGGGCCGCCCGGGGGCGGCGGGGTCGTCAGGCGACGACGCCGCCGATGGCCTCGCCCAGGCCCTTGGCCTCGTCGGGGGTCATCTCGACGACGAGCCGTCCGCCGCCCTCGAGGGGCATGCGCATGACGATGCCGCGGCCCTCCTTCGTGACCTCGAGCGGGCCGTCACCTGTCCTCGGCTTCATGGCCGCCATTGCG
The genomic region above belongs to Pseudokineococcus lusitanus and contains:
- a CDS encoding DUF3117 domain-containing protein, whose translation is MAAMKPRTGDGPLEVTKEGRGIVMRMPLEGGGRLVVEMTPDEAKGLGEAIGGVVA